From a single Desulfoplanes formicivorans genomic region:
- a CDS encoding MFS transporter: protein MHVTNPSDKPQEPLMGCHENPDLERSVLMVVCLTTFVTPFMLSGINIALPHIQSTFASSAVALSWVTTSYLLATAVFLVPMGRLADMYGRWRFFLAGVVLFVVSSLGSGLAGSMSMLLAMRVVQGLGGAMIQCTGVAILACVFPPAFRGRAMGFQVASVYLGLSLGPFVGGWMTNMLGWRSVFLTGSAVGLYAFGLACVRLPREEDTTQGERFDLAGSVIYGLSLAGLVIGAPRLPGLSGWLLVMGGVAGLVVFIRMQKQGAFPVVNMRIFTGNRVFAFSNLAALIHYSGSYAVMFLLSLYLQYIKGMQAHTAGMILVCQPVFQAVLSPLAGRLSDRMEPGIIASVGMGMTALGLIGFAFLDEGFPLLAIMSILCFMGIGFALFSSPNMNAIMGSVTRKNYGLAAGISSTMRTLGMLVSMGTSTVLFAAMLGTAPIEPATYPIFLHTVRLCFLVFACMCAVGIIFSLVRGKIHG, encoded by the coding sequence ATGCATGTAACCAACCCATCAGACAAGCCCCAAGAACCCCTTATGGGCTGCCATGAGAATCCGGATCTTGAACGGTCCGTGCTCATGGTGGTCTGTCTGACCACTTTTGTGACCCCTTTCATGCTTTCGGGGATCAATATTGCCCTGCCTCACATCCAATCGACCTTTGCAAGCAGTGCGGTTGCCCTTTCCTGGGTGACCACTTCCTATCTCCTGGCAACAGCGGTGTTTCTGGTTCCCATGGGCCGATTGGCCGACATGTATGGCCGTTGGCGATTTTTCCTCGCCGGTGTTGTGCTCTTTGTGGTTTCTTCCCTTGGTTCCGGCCTTGCCGGATCCATGTCCATGCTTCTTGCCATGCGGGTGGTGCAGGGCCTTGGCGGGGCCATGATCCAGTGCACAGGGGTGGCCATACTGGCCTGCGTGTTCCCGCCCGCCTTCAGGGGGCGGGCCATGGGATTTCAGGTGGCGTCCGTGTATCTGGGGCTTTCCCTGGGACCTTTTGTGGGGGGCTGGATGACCAATATGCTGGGATGGAGATCAGTCTTTCTGACGGGTTCGGCCGTGGGACTGTACGCTTTTGGGCTGGCGTGTGTCCGGCTTCCCCGGGAGGAGGACACAACGCAAGGGGAAAGATTCGATCTGGCCGGTTCCGTGATCTATGGCCTTTCCCTGGCTGGTCTGGTCATTGGGGCGCCCAGACTCCCCGGGCTATCCGGATGGCTGCTGGTTATGGGCGGTGTGGCCGGGCTGGTGGTTTTCATCCGCATGCAAAAGCAGGGGGCTTTCCCGGTTGTGAACATGCGTATCTTTACCGGAAATCGGGTGTTTGCTTTTTCCAACCTGGCCGCCCTGATCCATTATTCCGGTTCGTATGCGGTTATGTTTCTGCTCAGCTTGTATTTGCAGTACATCAAGGGGATGCAGGCTCATACGGCCGGCATGATCCTCGTTTGCCAACCCGTGTTCCAGGCCGTGCTATCTCCTTTGGCCGGCCGCCTGTCCGACAGGATGGAACCCGGTATCATCGCCTCGGTGGGCATGGGCATGACCGCTTTGGGATTGATTGGGTTCGCCTTTCTGGACGAGGGGTTTCCCCTGCTGGCAATCATGAGCATTCTTTGTTTCATGGGCATCGGGTTTGCCTTGTTTTCTTCGCCCAACATGAACGCCATCATGGGTTCGGTAACCAGGAAAAATTATGGATTGGCCGCAGGCATTTCTTCCACCATGCGTACCCTGGGCATGCTGGTAAGCATGGGAACCTCAACGGTTCTTTTTGCCGCCATGCTTGGAACAGCCCCCATTGAACCGGCGACGTACCCGATTTTTCTGCACACAGTGCGGCTGTGTTTTCTTGTTTTTGCATGCATGTGCGCGGTGGGGATCATTTTTTCCCTGGTGCGGGGAAAGATCCATGGATAA